The following coding sequences are from one Odontesthes bonariensis isolate fOdoBon6 chromosome 10, fOdoBon6.hap1, whole genome shotgun sequence window:
- the LOC142390465 gene encoding uncharacterized protein LOC142390465 has protein sequence MKSFLANFPFEKVSVFVTIVVSFTYNVLLEREVTCTCKPDDKDCNIYMATPVVIIFLVILWTDKKVFWSCRYTCTCSCKCTCGGGRQQNERVEEQQNERVEEQQNERVERQQNERVERQQNERVEGQQNERVERQQNERVEGQQNERVEEQQNERVERQQNERVEEQQNERVERQQNERVEEQQNERVERQQNERVERQQNERVEEQQNERVERQQNEREASCCGCCGCQFCVIFFLRFFKAGLVGCLWSVSVFIDGDWYVCCYNNYTAHPRLPCKTNITAEEQLIIAELKNTSRLIGFIVILGILVVAIGISSPCWKNCCAEEGGCCDKRILYDKLIAEEEESVLDEVLRSKAKAELRENIKNKFKAGRLRECFHVAEELIDRTGPPGQNLDVDQQTQTYLQYFSRHIQGNRTPQNPAGSNEPGPSGIQGIDSEGGTTIAELHQEPRQQPEQRQQQEQQQDRDQMEQQHQEQQQEQQLEQQLDQDEQHQDQDEQHQEQQLEQQLEQQLDQDEQQQEQHQDQQLDQQLEQQLDQQLDQDEQHQEQQLEQQLDQDEQHQEQQLEQQLDQDEQHQEQQLDQDEQHQEQQLDQDEQHQEQQLEQQLDQDEQHQDQHQEQQLDQDEQHQETHQDQDEQHQDQHQEQQLDQHEQHTRL, from the exons ATGAAGAGCTTCCTGGCGAATTTTCCTTTCGAGAAAGTCAGCGTCTTTGTCACCATCGTTGTGAGTTTCACCTACAACGTTCTGCTTGAGAGAGAAGTTACATGCACCTGTAAACCAGATGATAAAGACTGTAATATCTACATGGCAACGCCAGTTGTTATCATATTTCTCGTGATACTCTGGACGGACAAGAAGGTTTTTTGGAGCTGCAGATATACGTGTACATGTTCATGTAAATGTACATGTGGAGGAGGACGGCAGCAGAATGAACGAGTGGAAGAGCAGCAGAATGAACGAGTGGAAGAGCAGCAGAATGAACGAGTGGAAAGGCAGCAGAATGAACGAGTGGAAAGGCAGCAGAATGAACGAGTGGAAGGGCAGCAGAATGAACGAGTGGAAAGGCAGCAGAATGAACGAGTGGAAGGGCAGCAGAACGAACGAGTGGAAGAGCAGCAGAATGAACGAGTGGAAAGGCAGCAGAATGAACGAGTGGAAGAGCAGCAGAATGAACGAGTGGAAAGGCAGCAGAATGAACGAGTGGAAGAGCAGCAGAATGAACGAGTGGAAAGGCAGCAGAATGAACGAGTGGAAAGGCAGCAGAATGAACGAGTGGAAGAGCAGCAGAATGAACGAGTGGAAAGGCAGCAGAATGAACGGGAGGCATCATGCTGTGGATGCTGCGGATGCCAGTTTTGCGTAATATTTTTCCTCAGATTTTTCAAAGCAGGTCTTGTGGGTTGCCTGTGGTCCGTCTCTGTGTTCATTGATGGAGACTGGTATGTCTGCTGTTATAATAATTACACTGCTCACCCACGGTTACCCTGCAAAACAAACATCACAGCTGAGGAACAACTGATCATCGCTGAACTGAAAAATACATCCAGG CTGATTGGCTTCATTGTGATCTTGGGAATCCTCGTCGTTGCAATCGGGATCTCATCACCTTGCTGGAAGAACTGCTGTGCAGAAGAAGGAGGATGCTGTGATAAAAGAATTCTGTATGATAAACTGATTGCGGAAGAAGAGGAAAGTGTGTTGGATGAGGTTCTGAGATCAAAAGCGAAAGCTGAGCTGCGtgaaaatattaaaaacaaatttaaagCTGGACGGTTGAGGGAATGTTTCCATGTTGCTGAGGAACTGATTGACAGGACAGGACCTCCAG GTCAGAACCTTGATGTAGATCAACAAACTCAGACATATTTACAG TACTTCAGTCGCCATATTCAGGGGAACAGAACACCACAGAACCCGGCTGGGTCCAATGAACCAGGACCAAGTGGCATCCAG GGGATTGACTCGGAAGGAGGAACCACGATAGCAGAACTACATCAGGAGCCACGGCAACAACCTGAACAGAGACAGCAGCAGGAACAGCAACAAGACCGGGATCAAATGGAGCAACAACATCAGGAGCAACAGCAGGAgcaacagctggagcaacagctGGATCAAGATGAGCAACATCAGGATCAAGATGAGCAACATCAGGAgcaacagctggagcaacagctggagcaacagctGGATCAAGATGAGCAACAACAGGAGCAACATCAGGATCAACAGCTGGAtcaacagctggagcaacagctGGATCAACAGCTGGATCAAGATGAGCAACATCAGGAgcaacagctggagcaacagctGGATCAAGATGAGCAACATCAGGAgcaacagctggagcaacagctGGATCAAGATGAGCAACATCAGGAGCAACAGCTGGATCAAGATGAGCAACATCAGGAGCAACAGCTGGATCAAGATGAGCAACATCAGGAgcaacagctggagcaacagctGGATCAAGATGAGCAACATCAGGATCAACATCAGGAGCAACAGCTGGATCAAGATGAGCAACATCAGGAGACACATCAGGATCAAGATGAGCAACATCAGGATCAACATCAGGAGCAACAGCTGGATCAACATGAGCAACACACCAGGCTTTAG